The Armatimonadota bacterium genomic interval GGGGTTGGACATCGGCACCACGAAGGTCTGTGCGATCGTCGCTGAGGCCGACTCCGACGGCGAGGTGCACATCGCCGGGGTGGGCACGGTTCCCTCTTTGGGTCTACGCCGCGGTGTGGTCACCGACCTGGACGCGACGACGCGTGCGATCGAAGAGGCGGTCGAGCGCGCCGAGCGCATGTCGGGCTACCAGGCGCGGTCGGCGTACGTCGCCGTCTCCGGTGAGCACATCGCCTCCCAGAACAGCCGCGGTGTCGTCGCGGTGTCCCGCTCGGACCGCGAGATCGCCCCAGCCGACGTCGAACGAGTCATCGAGGCTGCGCGCATCGCCGCGATCCCCGCGTCCGACCGCGAGATCATCCACATGCTGCCGCGCGACTTCGTCGTCGACGGGCAGGGTGGTGTGCGCAACCCAGTGGGCATGTACGGGACGCGCCTGGAGGTGGAGGCGCACATCGTCACCGGCGCCAGCACGCTGCTGGCCAACCTGGTGAAGTGCGTGCACCGCGCCGGGCTTGAAGTCGAAGAGATGGTCCTGGAGCCCCTGGCCTCGGCCGAAGCCGTGCTGTCGGCTGCCGAGCGGGACCTGGGCGTCGTGCTGTGCGACATCGGCGGCGGAACGACGAGCATCGGCGTCTTCTCCGGCGGCGGCCTGGTACATACCGTTGTGCTGCCGCTGGGGGGCAACCACATCACCCACGACATCGCCTTCGGGTTGCGGACCGCGGTCGGCGAGGCGGAAAAGCTCAAGGTGCGCTACGGTGCGGCTGCCTCGTACATGGCGGCCGAGGGCGAACTGATCGAAGTTCTGATGGTGGGCGGGCAGGAGCCGAAGGTGCTGCCCCGGCGTCACCTATGCGAGATCGTCCAACCCCGCGTGGAGGAGATTTTGGCGATGGTCCAACTCCACGTCGGCCGGCCGGAGTTCGCACGCCGCATCCCCGCGGGGGTGGTGCTGACCGGCGGGACGGCGTTGCTGCGCGGCATCGCGGAGGTCGCGGGCGAACGGCTGGGGCTGCCGGCGCGCGTCGGCTACCCGGTGAACATCGCGGGATTGACCGACACGGTCAACAGCCCCGCGTTTGCGACCGCGGTCGGGCTGGTCGTCCACGCGGCCAGCGGGTCGGGCCACAGCCGGAGGGTGCGCGAGCGCAACGGTTCGATGGACGGAGTCTGGGCGCGGCTGCGATCGTGGGTCCGCAGCGCGCTCCAAGGAGAGTGATGAGGAGGTCTGCCATGGCCAATCTCGACCGCGACCTGCGCCGGTTCGCCTCCATCAAGGTCGTCGGGGTCGGTGGGGGCGGCAGCAACGCCGTCAACCGGATGATCAGCGCGGGGCTGCGCGGGGTGGAGTTCATCGCCATCAACACCGACATCCAGGCGCTCGCCCTGTCGCAGGCCGAACGGAAGATCCACATCGGCGCTAAGCTTACGCGCGGGCTGGGCGCCGGCGGTGATCCCCAGATCGGACGCCAGGCTGCCGAGGAGACCCGCGACGAGCTGGCCGACACGCTCGAGGGCGCCGACATGGTCTTCGTCACTGCGGGCATGGGGGGCGGGACCGGTACGGGCGGAGCGCCGGTCGTGGCGCGGATCGCCCGAGAACTCGGCGCGCTGGTGATCGGCGTGGTCACCAAGCCGTTTGCGTTCGAGGGGCGGCGCCGGGCCGCGACCGCCGAGGACGGCATCCGCGAACTCAAGGAGCAGGTCAACACGCTGATCACCATCCCCAACGATCGGCTGCTGAACATCATCGACGCGAAGGTGAGCATGATCGAGGCGTTTCGCGTCGCCGACGACGTCCTGCGCCAGGGTGTGCAGGGCATCGCCGACCTCATCACGGTCCCGGGGCTGATCAACTTGGACTTCGCCGACGTGCGCGCGGTGATGGCGGAGGCAGGCTCGGCGCTGATCGGCATCGGGGTGGCCTCCGGCGAGGACCGCGCGGTTCGGGCCGCGCGCACCGCGATCAGCAGCCCGCTGCTGGAGACGTCCATGGAGGGTGCACGCGGCGTGCTCCTCAACGTCACCGGGGGCGTGGACCTGGGTCTCATGGAAGTCAACGACGCGGCCAGGATCATCGCCGAAGCCGCCGACCCCGACGCGAACATCATCTTCGGTGCGGTGATCGACGACGGCATGTCCGACGACGTGCGCATCACCGTCATCGCGACCGGCTTCGAAGCCGCCCGGGCCGGGAAGGTGGTCGATGGAGAGGCGGCCGCCGTCGCGCCGACGCGCGTCCCCCCCGCTCCGGGACCGGCCGATGACCAGCCGCGCATGTTGATCGACGACTTGGACATCCCCGCGTTCTTGCGCAAGCGGTAGCGCAGGCGGCTACAATGGTGCAGGGCCTCCGGGAGGACCGGGGGCCCGATGCTTGCCCATGGAACCGGGACCCGCCGCCTTCCACCACCTCGAAGCGCTCGTCCGCCGACACTTCGGCGTCCAGCAGGCCTGGGTAGAAGACGGCGTGCCGGTGTTCGCCGTAGCCGCAGAACTCGACCTCGACGTGCGCTTTGCGGCGCTGCGACAGGATCTGTTGCCCCTGGGCGCGCTGCCGTTGCTGCGCCGTTCGGGCGATCGACTGCTGCTGTCGGTGGTTCCGCGCGCCGGGCGGATCCGCGGCAACGGGTGGGTGAACGTCGCGCTGTTCGCCGCTACGGTCGTCACCACGTTCCTGACCGGCTACATCGGGTCGCAGCGCTTCCTGTCGGTCCTCCAGCAGGTCCCCGATGCGGTGATCCGCGCCGGCTACTGGCCCAACCCCCTCGTCGATGGGATCGCCTTCAGCTTGGGGCTGCTCGGCATCCTCCTCGTTCACGAGCTGGGCCACAAGGCCGCCGCACGCGCCCACGGGATCGACGCCAGCTGGCCGTACTTCATCCCATTCCCCCCGGTGGTGTTGGGGGCGCTGTCCATCGGCACGATGGGCGCGGTGATCCTCACGAAAGAGCCGGCACCCGACCGCGACGGGCTGTTCGACCTGGGTGCGTCCGGGCCCCTGGCGGGGCTGGTCGTCGCGATCCCGTTGCTGCTCATCGGGGTGGGCCGGACGGTCGTGCTGGACCTGGAGGCGCTGCGGCCGTATCTGGCCGGGCTGCCGACGTTCTTCTTCCCGTGGTCGGTGAGCCGGCTGCTCGCGTTGCGGTTCGGTGATGCGCCCGACGTGGTCTTCTACACGGATCCGCTGACCGACGCGGCGATGATCGGATTGTTCGTGACCGGGATCAACCTGCTGCCGGCCAGCATGCTCGACGGCGGGCACGTCGTCCGAGCGCTGCTCAGCCCGCGCTGGCACCGCGCCACGTCGTACGCCGCGGTCGTACTGCTGGCGCTGATGGGGTTGCTGCCGATGGCCCTACTGCTGCTCGTTTTGCTGTCGCGCCCGCATCCCGGGCCAGCCAACGACGTCTCCCCGCCGTCGCGGTCGCGGGCGCTGATCGGTCTGCTGCTCTTGGTCGTCTTCGTGGCCGCGCTGCCGCTGGACAACCTCTTCTTGCTCCCCCGGTTGCTGCTGGGGCTGCTTTGGCCTTGACGCCGGACCCACCTCACCCGGCCGCGGTGCGCGTGCGCGATCTGCACAAGCGCTTCGGTACCCTCGCGGCCCTACGGGGGCTGTCGTTCGAGGCGCTGCCCGGAGAGGTCCTCGGGCTGCTGGGGCCCAACGGCGCGGGCAAGACGACCACCATGCGCATCCTCGCGACCTTGCTGCGGCCTACGGCCGGGCGGGCGGAGGTGTGCGGCTACGACGTGGTGCGCGACCCGCACAGGGTGCGCAGCGCGATCGGACTGCTGCCGGAGAATGCCGGGCTGTACGGCCGTCTGACGGCGCGCGAGGTCCTCCGCTACCACGGCGCGCTGTACGGCCTGCCGGATCGGACGCTGCGTGACCGTGTGGACCGCCTGGTCGAACTGCTCGATCTCGCAGGGTTCATCGACCGCCGCACGGAGTCGTTCTCCAAGGGGATGAGACAGAGGGTGTGCCTGGCGCGCGCGCTGGTCCACGACCCGGACGTGCTGATCCTGGACGAGCCCACCGCCGGCCTGGACGTCACGGCCGCCCGCGCGGTTCGGGATGCGATCCGCCGCCTGGCCGCCGAGGGCCGCTGCGTGGTCGTGAGCACGCACCTGATGGTCGAGGCCGAGAGGCTGTGCGATCGCGTCGCGATCGTCCAAGAGGGCCGTATCCGCGCCGTGGGCACCCTCGACGATCTGCAGTCGGCTGCGGACACGGGTCTGGAGGACGTCTTCTTGCGGCTCACGCAGCGGTCCCCGGAGGGACATCGGCATGCGGACCCCTAGTGCGGCGCGTCCTCGCCAGCGTGGATTGCACGCGGCACGGACCGTTGCGGCCAAGGAGGTCACCGACGTCGTCAGGGACCGGCGCGCACTGATCCTGGGAGTCGTGCTGCCGGCCCTGGTGGTGCCGGCGATCTCCCTGGTCCTGCCGATACTGACCGCGCGGCGTGCTGCCGAGCCTGCGGCCGTAGCCGTCGTCGGAGCCGAGCGTGCCCCTGAGCTGATCGAGACCGCCCGCTCGGCCGGTCTCGTCCGCGTCGTCCCCGTCGCCGATCCCGACCTGGCGCTGCAACAGGGGCAGGTCGCCGCCATCCTGGAAATCCCCACCGACTTCGCACGGCGGCTTCGGGCCGGGCAGGCGTACGTCGTGCTGCGCTACAACGCCGCCGAGCAGGCCGGCGAAGAGGCACGGGCCAAGGTCCTGCAAGCGGTCGCCAGACACTCGGTGGACATCATCGATCAGCGGCTGCGCGAGCGGGGCCTGGACCGCCGCCTGCTCACCCCGATCGAGGTCCGCGAGGAGTTGGTTGCGGCGCAGCAACGGGGCAACCTGTTTGTGGCCATCCTCCTGCCCCTGATCGTCGCGCTGTGGGCGTTCGGAGGTGGCCTGCATGTCGCTGCGGATCTCGGCGCCGGGGAGAAGGAAAGGGGCACGCTCGAAGGGTTGCTCGTCGCACCCGTGGACCGTTGGGCGCTGGCAGCGGGCAAGGTGGCCGCAGCGACCGCGATGGCGTGGGTGAGCGTCGCCGTCGCGGCGACGTCGCAGTACCTAGTCTTGGCCTTCGGCCCGGCGTCCGTCGCCGACCTGTTCGGCCGTCCCTCCTTGACCGCGCCGCTGTTGGCCGTGCTGGCGGGCGTGGGTGGGTTGCTCGCGGTGGCCTTCGCGGCGGTGCTGCTGTGCGTCAGCCTGTTTGCCCGCTCCATGCGGGAGGCCAACCAGTACGCGATGCCCCTGATGCTGCTCGTGATGCTCTCCGCCTTCGCCACCCCCGCCCTGGAGGACTGGGCGCGCACCACCGCAGCCGCTTACGCCGTGCCCGTGGTGAACGCGGTGCTGGTCCTGCGGGCGGCTCTGGCGGGCCGCTACGACCTGGGCGCGCTGGCGCTGACCTCGGCCAGCCTGGCCGCCTGCGCCGCGCTCGGGGTCGCCGTGGCCGCCTGGCTGGTTTCGCGCGAGTCGGTGGTCCTGCGCAGCTGAGCCGCGAACGGGGCCGAAAACACGAGCGCCGCCGCCTCCGCTGGCCCGCCCGCCTCTCCACCGGGGCTCAGCACGGCCGGGGCGGATTGACCCGCCGCTGAGACCCGCCCACAATATGTTGTGCTGTCGGCAGGAGTCTGCAACCAGATCTAGAAAGAGAGAAGGCCAGCGCCAACGGCCGTCGGAGAGCCCGAAAGGAATCCAGCGGATGCGCTGCCCGTACTGCGGAAGTGAGGACAGCCGGGTCCTGGACTCCCGGCCGGTCGAAGGCGGCAGCTCGATCCGCCGCCGCCGTGAGTGTGTGTCGTGCGCCAGGCGGTTTACGACCTACGAGCGCGTGGACGTGGCGCCCCTCGCGGTTCTCAAGCGGGACGGTCGTCGCGAACCCTTCGACCGCAACAAGATCCTGGCCGGCCTGATGCGGGCACGGGGCAAACGCCCCATCGCCACCGAGACGCTGGAGGAACTGGCGGCCGAGGTGGAGCGCACGATCCGCCACCGGGGGGAGGCCGAAGTGTCGTCGGCGCTGATCGGCGAGCTGGTGATGGACAGACTGCGGCTGGTCGACGACGTCGCCTTCGTGCGGTTCGCCTCGGAGTACCGGCGCTTCGCAGACGCCGACAGCATCGTCGAGGAGGTCGAGCGGTTGCGTGCGCGCAGGGAACGCGAGGAGCGGCTGCGGCGCCAGGTGCCGCTGCTGCCGCTGGCTGAGGCGAAGGCCAAGATCAACGGGCGCCACTAGCGATTCTCGCCACGGAGGTCTTAGGATGCAGCCGACCACGCAGGACAAACCGACGCTGTTCGAGCAGACCCTCCGCTACTTCGATGGCGACGAGCTGCGCGCGCGTGTGTTTTGTGACAAGTACGCGTTGCGCGATCTTGACGGGAACGTGGTCGAACGCACTCCCCCAGAGATGTGGGCCCGCGTCGCCCGAGAGATCGCTTCGGTCGAGCCCACCGACGCCGCGCGCGCGGAGTGGGAGGAGCGTTTCTACTGGCTGCTCAGCGACTTCCGGATGATCCCCGGCGGGCGCATCCTGTTCGCGGCGGGCAACCCACGGCGCGTGACCGCGGCGAACTGCTACGTCATCCCCATCCACGGCGACTCGCTGGAGGACATCTTCGAGTGGTGCAAGCAGGCCGCCCGCACGTACTCCTTCGGCGGCGGCGTCGGCGGGGACATCAGTGTGCTGCGACCCCGGGGTACGCCCGTCAACAACGCGGCGATCACCAGCACCGGCGCGGTTTCGTTCATGGAGCTGATGAGTACGACCACGGGCACGATCGGACAGGCGGGCCGTCGCGGTGCGCTGATGATTACGATCGCCAACGACCACCCCGACGTGCTGGAGTTCACCCGCGTCAAGCGCAACCTGGACAAGGTGCGGTACGCGAACATCAGCGTGCGGGTCTTCGACGAGTTCATGCGGGCGGTCGAGCGCGACGGCGACTACGAGCTGCGGTACGAGACCGACAAGGTCCGCCTGCGCCGGACCATCCGGGCCCGCGACCTCTGGAAGGAGCTGATCGCCGGGGCCCGCGACCATGCCGAACCGGGCGTGATCTTCTGGGACACGATCAAGCGCTGGTCAACCTCCGAGTACAACGGCATGGGCGTCATCACGACGAATCCGTGCTCGGAAATCCCGCTGGAGCCGTACGGGAACTGCAACCTGTCCAACGTCAACCTGGCGCGGTTCGTGCTGGACGCGTTCACCGACCGTGCACGCGTGGACTGGCAGGACCTGGAGCGTGCGCTGCGCTACACGGTGCGCTTTCTGGACAACGTCCTCGACTACAACGCCGACAAGCACCCGCTTCCCGAGCAGCGTGAGGCCAGCCTGCGGAGCCGGCGCATCGGTGTCGGCTTCACCGGATTGGGCGATATGCTCGTCAAACTCGGGCTGCGCTACGACACGACGGCGGCGATCGAGTTCGCCGACACGATGTTCGAGCGCATCAAGAACATCGTGTACGACGAATCGGTCAACCTGGCGGTGGAGAAGGGCACGTTTCCGGCCTTCGACCGCGACCGGCACCTGGAGGGTGCGTTCCTGCAGACGCTGCACCCCAAAGTGCTGGCCCGGATCCGGGAGTGCGGATTGCGCAACGTGGCGCTGCTCACCGTCCCGCCGGTGGGCAGCGGAGCGGCCCTGGCGGGGACGACGAGCGGCATCGAGCCCATCTTCGACCTCAGCTACACGCGTCGGTCGGAGTCGCTGTCGCAGGGGGAGTTCCGGGTGTGGCATCCGCTGGTGCGGGAGTACATGGAGCGGTTCGGGCTCCAAGACGACACCGAACTGCCCGAGACGTTCGTCACCGCCCACCGCATCCGTCCGGAGATGCGCGTCCGCATGCAGGCGGCGATCCAAAAGCACATCGACCACAGCATCAGCAGCACCGTGAACCTGCCGGAGCACGCGACGCTGGAGGACGTCGAGCAGATCTACTTTTTGGCGTGGAAGCTGGGGTTGAAGGGAATCACCGTGTACCGCGAGGGGAGTCGCGAGGGGGTCTTGATCACCGAAGCGAAGACGCAGCAGCAGTCGCAGGGTGCGATCTCTGTGCCCGCCGCCGAGCCGGCGCGTGGTGGGCTGACCACGCGCCCACGCCCCAAGGTCACGCAGGGTCGGACGGAGCGGATCGAGACCCCCCGCGGCCGTGCCTACGTCACGGTCAACGAGGACGAGTACGGCCCGTGCGAGGTGTTCGTAGAGTCGCTCGACGTCGAGGCGGAGGCCATCGGGCGTCTGACCTCGGTGTGCCTGCGCAGCGGCGTAGACCCCCGCGAGGTCATCGAGCAGCTGTGGCGGGTGTCATCGCGCGAGGTGGCGCTGGACCGCACCGCCGACGGTACGGTTGTGCGCGTGAGCACCATCGCCCAGGCCGTGGCGCTGGCTCTGGGTCGAGCCCTGTATGGGGACGCCTTCCGGCCGGACAAGGAGTTCCCCCGCGCGCTCTCCCTGCCCCCGCCGCAGCCTCGGGCCCGCCAGGAACCCCTGCGCTTCCACGCAGGCCCACCCCCGGATGCGGCGGCCGGCAACGGCAAGGGTGAGGCCGAGGTGGCCTCCTTCGCGGGGGTGTGCCCGGACTGCGGAGACACCTTGGCCTACCAGAACGGTTGCGCGACGTGCCGGTCGTGCGGCTACTCGCGCTGCTAGACGGAGGCCCGTAGCCCGGAGGCGGCCGCGTACGACCGAAGGATCTTCCGGTGCGCGGGCGGCATCGGCACGCCCGGCCGTTCCGGTCGCACCCACCGGAGGTGAGCAGCGGTACCCTCGGGGAAGTCTGCGGTCACCGCGACGGCGCGGCAGACGGCAGAAAAATGCGTGAACGCGTGTCCGACTTCCGTCTGGAAGCGCCCCTGGCGGCGCATCCGCCCACCCAGGTCCCTGGATAGGCCGGACCGCGCGTCGCGCCAAGACCGGGCTTCAACGAACGGCAGGGTCCACAGGCCGCCCCAGATGCCCCTTGGGGGCCGGCGCACCAGCAGCACCCGCCCACGGCGGTCCGTGATCACCGCCGCTACGAAGCGGCGGGTGGGCCGAACGTGCCGCCGGCGCCGCACCGGCACGCGGTCCTGGATGCCGGCGGCGCGGGCCGCGCAGAAACGGCAGACGGGGCAGTCTTCGCAGCGTGGCCTCCTGGGGACGCAGATCGTCGAGCCCAGATCCATCAGTGCCTGGTTAAGCTCGGCGGCGCGGCCCCGCGGAAGCAAGCTGCGGAACCTCCGCGCGATCTCGAACCGGGCGCGGCGGTCGTCCAGCGCCAGCCGGATTCCGAACAGCCGCGCTCCGACGCGGAGCAGATTGCCGTCCAGCGCCACGCATTCTTCGCCCCCGACGATGCTGGCGATGGCTGCAGCCGTGTACGGACCCACCCCTGGCAGACGCTGCCAGCCGGAGGCGTCGGAGGGAAACCCCTCGCGAACCACCTGCCGGGCCGCCGCGTGGAGGTTGCGAGCGCGCGCGTAATATCCCAGTCCTTGCCAGCACCTTAAGACCTCGTCCAGCCGCGCCACCGCCAGGGCCTGCACGGTCGGAAACGCCCTCAGGAAGCGGCGATAGTAGGAGACCGCGACGGCAGCCCGCGTCTGCTGCAGCATCACCTCCGAGACCCAGACGGCGTACGGGTCTTGCCTCCTGCGCCACGGCAGGTCCCGCGCACGGACACCCCACCAGTCCAGCAGGGTACGGCTGAAGGCGCGCACGGACTCATTGTCGCATTCTGCGAACCCGTTCGCAGGGGCGGGTGTGGAGTCGGCGTAGCGCAGATTTCCCGCTGCGGCGTCGACCCGGACGGGATACTAATGTGGCGGTCCACGCAGACTTCAGGAGGTGGTTGGATGGGCACCAAGCACGCCGCACTCGCGATCCTCGTCGCGCTCTCGCTCGCCGTGCTGCTCGGTCCGGCGGCGATGGCCCAGCAAACACCCGCACCGCCAGACGCTCCAAGCCCCCCGGGGCCTCCCGGCCCTCCCGATCCCCCCGGACCGCCCGGCCAGACCGTCTTTGGGATGGACCAGACCACGGCGATCGTCATCGGCCTGATCATCGTCCTGGTCGTGATCGTGGCGATTGTCGCAGTGGCGCGCGGCGGCGGGGAGCGGGGCGGCAACTGATCGGTCGCTTGCAGGGGGGCTGCCCGCCCCGGCGAACCGTACTGCAGGCCCCCGCAAATTCGGGACAGGGAGGAACCCTATGGGTGCCATTGTGTGGTGGATTGTGGTCGGACTGGTCGCCGGCCTGCTGGCCCGCTGGATCTTTCCGGGCCCTCGTGAGCCCAACGGGATCGTCATGACCATCGTGCTCGGGATCGTCGGGGCGGTGGTCGGTGGCTGGCTGTTCACGGCCCTGGGCGTCGGTGCAGGGGGGTTCGTGGGTTCGGTGGTCGTCGCGACCGTCGGTGCTTTGATCGTGCTCTGGCTGTACAACCTCGCGGTACGGCGGGCCTAGCGCAAAAACCCATCGACTGCCGTTCCATTCATGGAACACGAGGACCTGAGTACGCCCCATTTCCGACAGACAGATCGCGCCCATTCTGCTAGAATGACCTTGGGTGTTGCAGGATGGGAACGCAGGCAGATGATCGGCAGCGGGAGGGGGCCAGGGCCTTCGGGAACTACATCCGATCCCTGCGGCGCAACTTCTACGGCCGCGGTAGGGGCATGAGCCTGAGGCAGCTCAGCGTGGAGACCGGAATCCCCCCCAGCGTGCTGTCGCGCGGCGAGCGCGGTCTGCAGGACCTCCGACGGCCCGCCTACATCGAACGGCTCGCCGCAGCACTGCGCGTGCCGCCCATCGTGATGAAGCGGGTGGGTTCGCTGGTCACGCACGAGGACGTCGCCTACTTCCGCGTGCATCGTGCCGCGCGGGCTACGACGGCGCTGTGGGCGCGCGTGCAGGCGGGTATGGAACGGTTGCGCCAGGCGCCGCCGGAGACGTTGGAAGCGCTGGCCACGTACATCGAGTTTCTGGCAAGCCGCCTGTCGCGTTCGGAGAGCAAGACCGGATAGCCGGATCGAGAGTCCACAACCTCGGGAGGGACGCGATGACCTACGTGATCACGGAACCGTGCATCGGCACCAAGGACCGGGCCTGCGTCGAGGTGTGCCCCGTGGACTGCATCCACCCGCGGGCCGAGAACGACCAAGGCGAGATCATGCTGTACATCAACCCCGACGAGTGCATCGACTGCGGGGCCTGCGAGCCGGTGTGCCCGGTGACGGCGATCTTCGCGGAGAACGACGTACCCGAGCAGTGGAAGGAGTATACGGAGATGAACGCCGACTACTTCAGGCTCAGCAAGGAGGAGTTCGCAGAAAAGTGGGGCCGCGAACCGTGACGGAAACTCCTTGCGCCCCGCTGAGGCTTCCGCTACGCTGATTGTCGGAGTCCGGGAGAGCCCACCAGCTCTCCCGTTCTCGTGTCCGAAAGACGGGCTCGCAACGAGCCGACCCGTGCGGAGGGGGATACCGTGAAGGCAATGCGTGTGCTGTTGATCGCCCTCGTGCTCGTCCTTTCGCTGGGGCTGGCTGCAGGGGGCCAGGCCCGGCGCAAGCTCGTGCTCGCATTCGTCCCGTCGCTGGACGCGCAGGCGGTGCTCGCCAGTGGCAAGACGTTGGAGCGCATGCTCGCGGTGGCCACCGGCTATGAGTTCGAGGCAACGGTGCCTACCTCGTACGCGGCGACGATCGAGGCGATGTGCGCCGGTCGCGCAGACATCGCGTTCTTGGCGCCGCTGTCTTATGTCCTGGCGCGCCAGCGCTGCGGCGCGGAGGTGAAGTTGATCTCGATCCGGTTCAACCAGCCCCACTACGGCGCCCAGATCCTCGTGGGTGCCGACACCGGAATCCGCCGTCTGGCGGACCTGCGCGGCAAGCGTTTCGCGTACAGCGACCCGGCTTCGACGTCCGGATACCTTTACCCGGCGGTCCACATTAAGAACGCCGGATTCGATCCCAACCGGTTCTTCAGCCAGACGGTGTTCGCGGGTGGCCACGACAAGGTCGTGCTCGCCATCTACCAGGGCCAGGTCGACGGCGGGGCGACGTTCGGAGACGAGTTCGGCAGCGATGCCCGCGACCGCGTGGTCCGTCAGTTCCCCGACGTCAAGCAGAAGGTCGTCGTGCTGGAGTACGTCAAGCCGTACATCCCCAACGACACGGTTTCGTTCCGCCGAGGTCTGGATCCGGAGGTCGTCGACCGCGTGACCAAGGCGATGTTCCGCATCGCGCAGACTTCGTCCGGCAAGCAGGCCATCCACGACCTGTACCAGCATGACGGATACGCGACCTATGAGGACCTCGTGACGAAGTACGGGGTGGACCGGCGTCGCTTCCCGGACCTGGACTCGTACTTCAACCCCATTCGGGACGCGGTCCGCACGCTGGGGATAGACCTGGGCAGACTCGTTCGGTAGGCGCCGGCGGTCTGGCTGGAGGTCTTTGAGGAGGAGGGCGCCGCCCGCCCTCCTCTTCGTTTGGCGGAGATTGGGATGAAGATTCGCTACATCTGTCAGGCGTGCGGCTACGAGTCGCCGAAGTGGCTGGGGCGCTGTCCGGGCTGCGACGGCTGGAACACCTTCGCGGAGGAGGCCGCCGTGCGCACGAGGGCCGTCGGCCGGACCGCCCGGCCGGTGCCGATTTTGGAGGTCGAACCCCTGCCCTACGAACGCTTGCCGACCGGCATCGGCGAGTTGGATCGCGTCCTGGGCGGGGGGATCGTGCCCGCGTCGATGGTGCTGGTCGGCGGCGAGCCGGGGGCCGGCAAGAGCACTTTGATGCTGCAGGCCTCAGACCGTCTGGCGTCGGCCGGCCACACCGTGCTGTACGTGGCCGGCGAGGAGTCGCCACAGCAAACCAGGATGCGTGCAGAGCGGATCGGCGCCACCTCGCCGCGGATCTACGTGGTCGCCGAAACGGACCTGGGGGCGGTGCTGGAGGCGGCGCGTCGGCTGCGGCCGGCGGTGATGGTCGTCGACAGCATCCAGACCGTGTACCTGCCCGATGTCCCGAGTTCGCCGGGCAGCGTCGGGCAGGTGCGGGAGTGTGCCGCGGCGCTGCTCAGGCTGTCTAAGGCTGAGGGCATCGCCGCCTTCGTGGTCGGCCACGTCACCAAGGAGGGGGCGATCGCCGGACCGCGCGTGTTGGAGCACATCGTGGACACCGTCCTGTACTTCGAGGGCGAGCGCCACCAGGCGTACCGCGTGCTGCGGGCGATCAAGAACCGGTTCGGTTCGACGAACGAAATCGGCGTCTTCGAGATGCAGGGCACGGGGCTGCGGGAGGTCCCCAATCCATCGGCGGCGTTTGTGACCCCACGGCCCGAGGGGGCGTCGGGGGCCGCCGTCGTCTGTGCGATCGAGGGTACGCGGCCGCTGCTGGTCGAGGTCCAGGCCCTGGTGGCACCCACCCCGTTCGGGACGCCGCGTCGGACGACCGCCGGGTTGGACTACAACCGCCTGCTGCTCCTGCTGGCCGTCCTCGAGCGCCACGCGGGGCTGGCGATCGGTCAGGCGGACGTGTACGTGAACGCGGTGGGGGGTGTGCGCATCGCCGACCCCGCCGCCGACCTCGGCGTCGCCCTGGCCGTCGCCTCGTCCTTGCGCGATCGCGCCCTCGACCCGCAGGCGCTGTTCTGCGGGGAGGTGGGGCTGTCGGGCGAAGTGCGCGCGGTGCCGCAGATCGCGCGCCGTCTCGCCGAGGGATCCAAGTTGGGATTCCGGATGGCCCTGGTCCCCGAGTCCAGCCTGCCGGTCCCCGGTGCGGGCACGCTGCGGATCGTGGGTGTGCAGACGATCGCGCAAGCCCTTGACCTCGCGCCGTGGCGACCGCCGGCGGGGGAGCCTTTCTGAGTACTGTTGCTATACTGTCCACGAAATGAGCTCGGCATCCAAAGTGGCCGGCCGGGTCGCGGCGTGGGCGGGGTTCGTGCTCGGCG includes:
- the ftsA gene encoding cell division protein FtsA, with amino-acid sequence MTKRNALVGLDIGTTKVCAIVAEADSDGEVHIAGVGTVPSLGLRRGVVTDLDATTRAIEEAVERAERMSGYQARSAYVAVSGEHIASQNSRGVVAVSRSDREIAPADVERVIEAARIAAIPASDREIIHMLPRDFVVDGQGGVRNPVGMYGTRLEVEAHIVTGASTLLANLVKCVHRAGLEVEEMVLEPLASAEAVLSAAERDLGVVLCDIGGGTTSIGVFSGGGLVHTVVLPLGGNHITHDIAFGLRTAVGEAEKLKVRYGAAASYMAAEGELIEVLMVGGQEPKVLPRRHLCEIVQPRVEEILAMVQLHVGRPEFARRIPAGVVLTGGTALLRGIAEVAGERLGLPARVGYPVNIAGLTDTVNSPAFATAVGLVVHAASGSGHSRRVRERNGSMDGVWARLRSWVRSALQGE
- the ftsZ gene encoding cell division protein FtsZ; this translates as MANLDRDLRRFASIKVVGVGGGGSNAVNRMISAGLRGVEFIAINTDIQALALSQAERKIHIGAKLTRGLGAGGDPQIGRQAAEETRDELADTLEGADMVFVTAGMGGGTGTGGAPVVARIARELGALVIGVVTKPFAFEGRRRAATAEDGIRELKEQVNTLITIPNDRLLNIIDAKVSMIEAFRVADDVLRQGVQGIADLITVPGLINLDFADVRAVMAEAGSALIGIGVASGEDRAVRAARTAISSPLLETSMEGARGVLLNVTGGVDLGLMEVNDAARIIAEAADPDANIIFGAVIDDGMSDDVRITVIATGFEAARAGKVVDGEAAAVAPTRVPPAPGPADDQPRMLIDDLDIPAFLRKR
- a CDS encoding site-2 protease family protein — translated: MEPGPAAFHHLEALVRRHFGVQQAWVEDGVPVFAVAAELDLDVRFAALRQDLLPLGALPLLRRSGDRLLLSVVPRAGRIRGNGWVNVALFAATVVTTFLTGYIGSQRFLSVLQQVPDAVIRAGYWPNPLVDGIAFSLGLLGILLVHELGHKAAARAHGIDASWPYFIPFPPVVLGALSIGTMGAVILTKEPAPDRDGLFDLGASGPLAGLVVAIPLLLIGVGRTVVLDLEALRPYLAGLPTFFFPWSVSRLLALRFGDAPDVVFYTDPLTDAAMIGLFVTGINLLPASMLDGGHVVRALLSPRWHRATSYAAVVLLALMGLLPMALLLLVLLSRPHPGPANDVSPPSRSRALIGLLLLVVFVAALPLDNLFLLPRLLLGLLWP
- a CDS encoding ABC transporter ATP-binding protein, coding for MRDLHKRFGTLAALRGLSFEALPGEVLGLLGPNGAGKTTTMRILATLLRPTAGRAEVCGYDVVRDPHRVRSAIGLLPENAGLYGRLTAREVLRYHGALYGLPDRTLRDRVDRLVELLDLAGFIDRRTESFSKGMRQRVCLARALVHDPDVLILDEPTAGLDVTAARAVRDAIRRLAAEGRCVVVSTHLMVEAERLCDRVAIVQEGRIRAVGTLDDLQSAADTGLEDVFLRLTQRSPEGHRHADP
- a CDS encoding ABC transporter permease subunit, encoding MRTPSAARPRQRGLHAARTVAAKEVTDVVRDRRALILGVVLPALVVPAISLVLPILTARRAAEPAAVAVVGAERAPELIETARSAGLVRVVPVADPDLALQQGQVAAILEIPTDFARRLRAGQAYVVLRYNAAEQAGEEARAKVLQAVARHSVDIIDQRLRERGLDRRLLTPIEVREELVAAQQRGNLFVAILLPLIVALWAFGGGLHVAADLGAGEKERGTLEGLLVAPVDRWALAAGKVAAATAMAWVSVAVAATSQYLVLAFGPASVADLFGRPSLTAPLLAVLAGVGGLLAVAFAAVLLCVSLFARSMREANQYAMPLMLLVMLSAFATPALEDWARTTAAAYAVPVVNAVLVLRAALAGRYDLGALALTSASLAACAALGVAVAAWLVSRESVVLRS